One stretch of Prunus persica cultivar Lovell chromosome G1, Prunus_persica_NCBIv2, whole genome shotgun sequence DNA includes these proteins:
- the LOC18790067 gene encoding putative phospholipid-transporting ATPase 9, producing the protein MRGGGRRRKLRFSKIYSFTCGKSSLRDEHSQIGGPGFSRVVYCNDPDCFDAEIRNYGDNYVSTTKYTLATFLPKSLFEQFRRVANFYFLVIGILAFTPLAPYTAVSAIIPLIIVIGATMVKEGIEDWRRKQQDIEVNNRKVKVHKGNGAFDYTPWKNLRVGDIVKVEKDEFFPTDLLLLSSSYDDAICYVETMNLDGETNLKLKQALEVTSSLHEDSNLCDFNAVVKCEDPNANLYSFVGTMEFAKQQFPLSPQQLLLRDSKLRNTDYIYGVVIFTGLDTKVIQNSTDPPSKRSRIEKKMDKIIYFLFFILFTMAMVGSIFFGIATKDDLNNGIMKRWYLRPDDSTIFFDAKRAPYAAVYHFLTALMLYSNFIPISLYVSIEIVKVLQSIFINRDIHMYYEEADKPAHARTSNLNEELGQVDTILSDKTGTLTCNSMEFVKCSVAGIAYGRGYTEVERAMGRRNGSPLVHESINREANVKDSTDTKPPIKGFNFKDERIMNGNWINEPHAEYIQKFFSLLAICHTAIPEVDEDTGKVLYEAESPDEAAFVIAARELGFEFYKRTQTSISLRELDPVSGKKVERSYTLLNVLEFNSTRKRMSVIIRNEEGKVLLLCKGADNVMFERLVKNGTGFEEETMEHLTEYADAGLRTLILAYRELEEDEYREFNEKFVKAKNSISADRETFIDEVTDKIERDLILLGATAVEDKLQNGVPDCIDKLAQAGIKIWVLTGDKMETAINIGFACSLLRQGMKQIIINLESPEIQALEKTGDKEAIAMASKRSVLHQITRGKAQLTASGGASEALALIIDGKSLAYALEDDMKKMFLDLAIGCASVICCRSSPKQKALVTRLVKSGTGKTTLAIGDGANDVGMLQEADIGIGISGVEGMQAVMSSDIAIAQFRYLERLLLVHGHWCYRRISSMICYFFYKNIAFGFTLFLYEAHTSFSGLPAYNDWFLSLYNVFFSSFPVVAMGVFDQDVSARFCLKFPLLYQEGVQNVLFSWRRILGWMLNGVTTAVIIFFFCTKALEHQAFNNEGKTVGRDILGATMYTCIVWVVNLQMALSISYFTLIQHLFIWGSVALWYLFLLAFGAMSPSVSTTAYKVFVEALAPAPSFWLITFFVPISALIPYFTYSSIQMRFFPMYHRMIQWIRYEGHSNDPEFCNMVRQRSLRPTTVGFTARLAARTSRTKDRQRNRR; encoded by the exons atgaggggAGGTGGCAGAAGGAGAAAGCTGCGTTTCAGCAAGATCTATTCTTTCACTTGTGGTAAATCTTCTTTGAGGGATGAACATTCACAGATTGGGGGACCAGGATTTTCCAGAGTGGTTTACTGCAATGACCCAGATTGTTTTGATGCTGAGATTCGCAATTATGGAGACAATTATGTCAGTACTACAAAGTATACACTTGCTACTTTCTTGCCAAAATCTTTGTTTGAGCAGTTCAGGAGGGTGGCCAACTTCTACTTTTTAGTCATTGGAATTTTAGCCTTCACTCCTCTGGCTCCATACACGGCTGTCAGTGCCATCATCCCTCTTATTATCGTCATTGGGGCGACCATGGTTAAAGAGGGTATCGAAGATTGGCGTCGAAAACAGCAG GATATTGAGGTGAACAATAGAAAAGTTAAAGTACATAAAGGTAACGGGGCTTTTGATTATACTCCTTGGAAGAATCTGAGAGTGGGAGATATAGTGAAAGTAGAAAAGGATGAATTCTTTCCAACGGAcctcctcttgctttcatctAGTTATGATGATGCAATCTGCTATGTTGAGACCATGAACCTTGACGGGGAGACGAATTTAAAGTTAAAACAAGCATTGGAGGTAACTTCATCCTTACATGAGGACTCTAACTTGTGCGATTTTAACGCGGTTGTTAAATGTGAAGACCCGAATGCAAATTTGTACTCATTTGTTGGAACTATGGAGTTTGCAAAGCAACAGTTTCCCCTCTCTCCTCAACAGCTTCTCCTCAGAGACTCTAAACTCCGAAATACCGACTACATATATGGAGTTGTTATCTTCACTGGTCTCGACACAAAGGTTATTCAAAATTCTACAGATCCCCCTTCAAAAAGAAGCAGaattgagaagaagatggaTAAAATTATCtactttttgttctttattttatttactatgGCAATGGTTGGATCTATTTTCTTTGGGATTGCAACCAAAGATGACTTAAACAATGGGATCATGAAAAGGTGGTATCTCAGGCCAGATGATTCTACAATTTTCTTTGATGCTAAAAGAGCACCATATGCAGCAGTTTACCACTTTTTGACTGCCCTGATGCTGTATAGCAACTTTATCCCCATCTCCTTGTATGTGTcaatagaaattgtgaaagttCTTCAGAGCATCTTCATCAATCGAGATATTCACATGTACTATGAGGAAGCTGACAAACCAGCACATGCGCGTACCTCAAACTTGAATGAGGAACTCGGCCAAGTTGACACAATTCTCTCAGATAAAACTGGAACTTTGACTTGCAATTCAATGGAGTTCGTCAAGTGTTCTGTGGCAGGGATAGCTTATGGCCGAGGTTATACAGAGGTTGAGAGGGCTATGGGTAGGCGAAATGGTTCACCCTTGGTTCATGAAAGTATAAACAGAGAGGCCAATGTCAAGGATTCTACTGATACAAAGCCACCCATTAAAGGCTTCAATTTTAAAGATGAAAGGATTATGAATGGAAATTGGATTAATGAGCCACATGCAGAATACATCCAGAAGTTTTTCAGTTTATTAGCAATCTGTCATACAGCCATTCCGGAAGTTGATGAAGATACTGGGAAGGTTTTGTATGAGGCTGAATCTCCTGATGAAGCAGCATTTGTGATTGCAGCAAGAGAACTTGGTTTTGAATTCTACAAAAGGACGCAAACAAGCATATCACTGCGAGAGTTGGATCCAGTGTCTGGCaagaaagttgagag GTCATATACACTTCTGAATGTTTTAGAGTTCAACAGCACAAGGAAGCGAATGTCTGTGATTATAAGAAATGAGGAAGGAAAAGTACTATTGCTTTGTAAAGGTGCTGACAA TGTCATGTTTGAGAGGCTTGTCAAAAATGGTACGGGGTTTGAAGAAGAGACCATGGAGCATTTAACTGAGTATGCTGATGCAGGGCTGAGGACCTTGATACTTGCCTAtcgtgaacttgaggaagatgAATACAGAGAATTCaatgaaaaatttgttaagGCCAAGAATTCAATTAGTGCAGATCGCGAAACATTTATTGATGAAGTAACAGATAAGATTGAGAGAGATCTAATTCTTCTTGGTGCAACTGCTGTTGAGGACAAACTCCAAAATGGG gTTCCTGATTGCATTGACAAGCTTGCCCAAGCAGGAATTAAGATTTGGGTTTTGACCGGAGACAAGATGGAGACTGCCATCAACATTGG GTTTGCCTGTAGCTTGCTTAGACAAGGAATGAAGCAAATTATAATCAATTTGGAGTCTCCTGAAATCCAAGCGTTGGAAAAGACAGGAGATAAGGAAGCCATCGCCATG GCATCAAAAAGAAGCGTTCTCCATCAGATAACTAGGGGAAAGGCTCAGCTTACAGCATCAGGCGGGGCCTCTGAGGCACTTGCATTGATCATTGATGGAAAATCACTTGCCTATGCTCTGGAGGATGATATGAAGAAAATGTTTCTAGATCTTGCGATTGGCTGTGCATCTGTTATTTGCTGCCGTTCATCACCAAAACAGAAGGCACTG GTCACTAGACTGGTCAAATCTGGAACCGGGAAAACGACACTAGCTATTGGTGATGGAGCCAATGATGTGGGAATGCTCCAAGAAGCAGATATTGGGATTGGAATTAGCGGTGTTGAAGGAATGCAG GCGGTCATGTCAAGTGATATTGCCATTGCACAATTTCGATATTTGGAGCGTCTGCTGCTTGTGCATGGGCATTGGTGTTACAGAAGGATCTCATCAATG ATTTGCTACTTCTTCTACAAGAACATCGCATTTGGTTTTACTCTCTTCCTATACGAGGCGCATACATCCTTCTCTGGACTGCCCGCATACAATGACTGGTTTTTGTCACTGTACAATGTATTCTTCTCATCATTTCCGGTGGTCGCTATGGGAGTTTTTGACCAGGATGTATCTGCCCGGTTTTGTCTCAAG TTTCCTCTGTTATACCAAGAAGGGGTGCAAAATGTTCTCTTCAGCTGGCGTAGAATACTCGGATGGATGCTGAATGGTGTTACAACTGCCgtgattattttcttcttctgcacGAAAGCGCTAGAACACCAGGCCTTCAACAATGAAGGGAAAACTGTAGGGAGGGACATTCTTGGAGCAACAATGTATACATGCATCGTTTGGGTTGTGAACTTGCAGATGGCACTTTCCATTAGTTACTTCACCTTGATACAGCACCTTTTCATATGGGGCTCAGTTGCATTATGGTATCTTTTTCTCTTGGCATTTGGAGCCATGTCGCCCTCAGTCTCCACCACTGCCTACAAGGTCTTCGTCGAAGCCCTTGCCCCCGCCCCTTCCTTCTGGCTCATCACATTCTTCGTGCCAATCTCAGCTCTAATCCCGTACTTCACATACTCATCAATTCAGATGCGCTTCTTCCCTATGTACCATAGAATGATACAGTGGATAAGGTATGAGGGCCACTCAAATGACCCTGAATTTTGTAATATGGTGCGGCAGCGATCCTTGCGGCCAACCACCGTGGGTTTCACAGCACGCTTAGCAGCAAGGACCAGCCGTACAAAAGATAGACAACGTAACCGTAGGTGA
- the LOC18791830 gene encoding tRNA(adenine(34)) deaminase, chloroplastic, with amino-acid sequence MQNTYFSSSMYSVRTQGSLSYSFNDYSYLLNERFDRNPIHSSTLSSSKSCCCTCCALSTHRVPINPCYLYGLRQSTLLQWSACRRLILGRRDRYNYRVQEQSPDWGCYERPCSLMERNVYSRRGRRRKGRCCRADGEGEGELYNSGDLDDAEAMLSLLSEEVGEECFRRERNGFSFKIVELEGRRRLSGRERSSSKRVEEESRGSLSGSERKVNSSKRVEEESRRSLSGRERNAISSKKVEAEKRSFGGREKNGSSSKGVQVEIEGNNSSECNSGKKKNDGRLSSSESNSKRQFESATIDLSEGDSRQKEERGMFLRSENLRGRKGGSSSSYYSFSSSGDFEIDFQDKHGLLEEPASSVYKDSECDRFDEQVSEEYRKHRDDSDGNGEITRQTNTAVEGGVTWDWRKKTEKKLTEVVAEETQADWKSSEMHSRVMKTKQHELGKASGSHKQFDDEQETSYLTKATKEQYSQTENQVGGVPESRRKFQEHNEISEICRNSVETTSWSQKRPTQRENLGIATNLVQETKDEHYKTAGNINKKEDLNRDNQKLSRVSQVRVADAERTSNWQGQSDTRGIYQEENTNVLLSSVNQIEVQHHQIDQQIIGCVNLGRKPQQVTDISEICDSGVETANIIQPEIRIKNQAERSNLVPASSGESSEPYSGMDEKAFQRIQSRKGTDDVTEMPLVRASNKERNTNAQRISKKRTINQGSDIASAATSFEETRQRNNETDETLMQVKPRKEAQSSTGLSNFYEKDSEGASSFQASLSTVSQARIQPDDVVGNKRSPQAMLLPPPSQLIARGSLHIESTSGMATQEVSGEISESGSPALCTHSGKQTSALHQESHTGSGNAETEAEIEYLIPEDALGSAYRLEKSSSQFLGDFIESVRYGVSTSENQNETVSEPRLVYGGEEEGQSTSALLQESGSGNGNPGTPGEILYLINPEDALNSAHRLEKSSSQFVGEFSEKVRHEVSTSKNQNVNTVSEEKLVHGDEKYGQRNSSQNGSQDLQKKKNDSRRSSGGSGTKGPSDEMWDVTDPSVLRTPMAEKSEVTTSGNAIVKRTGRSVWNIVADILRLKWSSNAETPRSAGKSGGRISSNESASSEAWFSGREPEDNNEKNAKGDQDMQPEPTSDQLQPGKSFSQSEGGVSGIMRTKDKVRYSEAGTPSSPIKDDSGLTSTAASVSSGEETLGSKENQKSSQGSSSGIKKVESSQPLIASGIWSPVLEEISNPGITVSASGSTKHMDQFGSQKLNEVSDNVQMGGELKQRKLQRNKQVLRDRFDEWEDAYTLEIEQRKTDEMFMREALLEAKKAADTWEVPVGAVLVQHGKIIARGCNLVEELRDSTAHAEMICIREASNLLRTWRLADSTLYVTLEPCPMCAGAILQARIDTVVWGAPNKLLGADGSWIRLFPDGRGGNGSEQSDKPAAPVHPFHPKMNIRRGVLASECADIMKQFFQLRRKKKEKQADLPAPPARQPVSHHPSKLLTKMHDIFHIMFCL; translated from the exons ATGCAGAACACATATTTTAGCTCAAGTATGTACTCTGTTAGAACTCAAGGGTCTCTTTCTTATTCCTTCAATGACTATTCTTACTTACTAAATGAAAGATTTGACAGAAACCCAATTCATTCATCAAcattatcatcatcaaaatCATGTTGTTGTACTTGTTGTGCATTGTCAACTCATAGAGTGCCCATAAACCCTTGTTACTTGTATGGGTTGAGGCAATCCACCCTGCTTCAATGGTCAGCTTGCAGAAGGTTGATCTTGGGCCGCAGGGACCGGTACAATTACCGGGTTCAGGAACAGAGTCCTGACTGGGGTTGTTATGAGCGCCCTTGCTCCCTTATGGAGAGGAATGTTTATAGTAGACGtggtagaagaagaaaaggaagatgtTGTAGGGCTGATGGGGAAGGAGAGGGTGAACTTTACAATTCGGGTGATCTCGATGATGCCGAGGCTATGCTCAGTTTGTTGAGTGAGGAAGTGGGCGAGGAGTGTTTTcgtagagagagaaatgggTTTTCATTTAAGATAGTAGAACTGGAGGGTAGGAGGCGTTTGAGTGGTAGAGAGAGAAGTTCATCTAAGAGAGTAGAAGAAGAGAGTAGGGGGAGTTTGAGTGGTAGTGAGAGAAAAGTGAATTCATCGAAGAGAGTAGAAGAGGAGAGTAGGAGGAGTTTGAGtggtagagagagaaatgcGATTTCATCTAAGAAAGTAGAAGCAGAGAAGAGGAGTTTTGGTGGTAGAGAGAAAAATGGGAGTTCATCAAAGGGAGTGCAAGTGGAGATTGAAGGAAACAATAGTAGTGAGTGTAACagtgggaagaagaaaaatgatggtaGGTTGAGTTCTTCGGAGAGTAATTCGAAGCGCCAATTTGAATCGGCCACAATTGATTTGAGTGAAGGAGATTCTAGACAGAAAGAAGAGAGGGGAATGTTTTTGAGAAGTGAAAATCTTAGGGGAAGGAAAGGGGGTTCTAGTTCATCTTATTActccttttcatcttcagGCGATTTTGAGATAGATTTTCAGGATAAGCATGGCCTCCTTGAGGAACCAGCTTCAAGTGTGTACAAGGATTCAGAATGTGATAGATTTGATGAGCAGGTCAGTGAAGAGTACAGGAAGCATAGAGATGATTCTgatggaaatggagaaataaCAAGACAAACAAATACTGCAGTTGAGGGTGGTGTTACATGGGATTGGAGGAAGAAGACAGAAAAGAAGCTAACAGAAGTAGTGGCTGAAGAAACACAGGCTGATTGGAAATCCTCAGAAATGCATTCAAGAGTGATGAAGACCAAGCAACATGAGTTAGGAAAGGCCTCTGGATCCCACAAGCAATTTGATGATGAGCAAGAGACTTCATATTTGACCAAGGCAACAAAAGAACAATACAGTCAAACAGAGAACCAAGTTGGTGGTGTGCCTGAATCTAGAAGAAAATTCCAAGAACACAATGAAATATCAGAGATTTGTAGAAATTCTGTTGAAACAACTTCCTGGTCCCAGAAGAGACCCACGCAAAGGGAAAACCTAGGGATAGCTACAAACTTAGTGCAGGAAACAAAAGATGAACATTACAAGACAGCTGGCAAtatcaataaaaaagaagatttaAACAGAGACAACCAAAAGCTCTCAAGAGTTTCGCAAGTTCGAGTTGCTGACGCTGAAAGGACGTCCAATTGGCAGGGGCAGTCTGATACAAGAGGGATTTACCAGGAAGAAAACACAAATGTGTTGCTGAGTTCAGTAAATCAGATAGAAGTGCAACACCACCAAATAGACCAGCAGATCATTGGATGTGTCAACTTGGGAAGAAAGCCCCAACAAGTCACTGACATATCAGAAATTTGTGACAGTGGTGTTGAAACGGCCAACATTATTCAACCTGAAATTAGAATTAAGAATCAGGCAGAGCGTTCAAACTTGGTTCCTGCTTCAAGTGGAGAGTCGTCAGAGCCATACTCAGGAATGGATGAGAAAGCATTTCAGAGGATTCAATCCAGAAAAGGAACTGATGATGTTACTGAAATGCCACTGGTCCGTGCTAGTAATAAAGAGAGAAATACCAATGCTCAAAGAATCTCTAAGAAGAGAACTATCAATCAAGGAAGTGATATAGCATCAGCTGCTACATCATTTGAGGAAACAAGACAGAGAAATAATGAAACTGATGAAACGCTCATGCAAGTTAAACCCAGAAAGGAGGCCCAAAGTTCTACTGGATTATctaatttttatgaaaaggaCTCAGAAGGAGCCTCTAGTTTCCAAGCATCTTTGAGTACGGTTTCCCAAGCTAGAATACAACCTGATGATGTTGTGGGGAATAAGAGAAGCCCACAGGCAATGCTATTGCCTCCCCCTTCTCAATTGATAGCTAGAGGATCGCTGCACATTGAGTCAACAAGTGGGATGGCAACTCAGGAGGTTTCCGGAGAAATTTCAGAAAGTGGTTCTCCAGCCTTGTGTACTCATTCAGGGAAACAAACTTCAGCTTTGCACCAAGAATCACACACTGGAAGTGGAAATGCCGAGACAGAAGCGGAAATTGAATACCTCATTCCTGAAGATGCTTTGGGTTCAGCTTATCGTTTGGAGAAATCATCTTCACAGTTTCTGGGGGATTTCATTGAGAGTGTGAGGTATGGCGTATCAACTTCTGAAAACCAGAATGAGACAGTTTCTGAACCAAGATTAGTATATGGGGGCGAGGAGGAGGGGCAAAGTACTTCGGCTTTGCTCCAAGAATCAGGCAGTGGAAATGGAAACCCTGGGACTCCAGGGGAGATTTTATACCTCATTAATCCAGAAGATGCTTTAAATTCAGCTCATCGTTTGGAGAAATCATCTTCACAGTTTGTTGGGGAGTTTTCTGAGAAAGTGAGGCATGAAGTCTCAACTTCTAAAAATCAGAATGTGAATacagtttctgaagaaaaattgGTGCATGGAGATGAGAAGTATGGGCAAAGGAATTCAAGTCAAAATGGATCTCAAGActtgcagaagaagaagaatgactCAAGGCGTTCATCTGGAGGTTCTGGAACCAAGGGGCCTTCAGATGAGATGTGGGATGTAACAGACCCATCTGTTCTTAGAACCCCCATGGCAGAAAAATCAGAGGTCACTACAAGTGGGAATGCCATTGTCAAGAGAACTGGCAGGTCTGTATGGAATATTGTTGCAGATATATTAAGGCTGAAGTGGAGTTCGAATGCTGAAACCCCTCGTTCTGCTGGGAAATCAGGTGGAAGGATTTCATCAAATGAATCTGCAAGTAGTGAGGCATGGTTTTCTGGCCGTGAGCCTGAAGACAACAATGAAAAGAACGCAAAAGGGGATCAAGACATGCAACCAGAACCCACCTCTGATCAGCTGCAACCAGgtaaatcattttctcaaagtGAAGGAGGAGTGTCTGGCATAATGAGAACCAAGGACAAGGTAAGATATTCTGAAGCAGGTACGCCATCGTCTCCCATTAAAGACGACAGTGGGCTGACATCAACAGCCGCTTCCGTGTCTTCTGGTGAGGAAACTTTGGGTTCAAAAGAGAATCAAAAGAGTTCTCAAGGTTCTTCTTCTGGTATTAAAAAAGTGGAATCATCGCAACCACTAATTGCAAGTGGTATATGGTCTCCTGTTTTGGAAGAAATTTCAAATCCAGGTATCACTGTGTCTGCAAGTGGTTCAACGAAGCACATGGACCAATTTGGTAGTCAAAAGTTAAATGAAGTATCGGACAATGTGCAAATGGGTGGGGAATTGAAACAAAGGAAGCTTCAGAGGAATAAGCAAGTCCTGAGAGACAGATTTGATGAATGGGAAGACGCGTATACGCTTGAAATTGAACAGAGAAAAACTGATGAAATGTTTATGAGAGAAGCACTGCTCGAAGCTAAGAAGGCTGCTGATACTTGGGAGGTGCCTGTTGGGGCCGTACTGGTACAACATGGGAAGATTATTGCACGTGGATGTAACCT AGTGGAAGAATTACGGGATTCAACAGCCCACGCAGAGATGATATGCATACGAGAGGCTTCAAACCTTCTTCGGACATGGAGGCTTGCG GATAGTACACTATATGTAACCCTTGAACCATGCCCTATGTGTGCTGGAGCAATACTCCAAGCGAGAATCGACACTGTTGTGTGGGGAGCTCCCAATAAGCTTCTTGGAGCTGATGGCAGCTGGATAAG ACTTTTTCCGGATGGGAGGGG